The nucleotide sequence GCAGCTCAAGGATACTTTTGGGAAGTTCATGATTATCTTTTTGAGCAACAGCATTACCGAGGTAATGGTAAGCTACTTCGTTTCGCTGCGTCCTTAGGGTTGGATGTCGATCGCTTTGAGCGAGAAGTGGCAGAGCATCTCTATGTTCCTAAAATCCAAGCGGATCGGGAAAGCGGTATTGCTAGTGGGGTAAATGGAATTCCTACATTTTTCATCAATCGCGATCGTTATAACGGAAGTTTGACAAATGAGGCATTATTAGCGGCGATCGAGCAGGTAGGACAGTAGTCAAAGGGGCGGTGCTTATAGTTTGTAAAGGATTGCTTGAATGATGACAAGCCAAATTGCACTGGTAACAGGTGGAAATAAAGGAATTGGATTTGCAATTTGTCAGGGACTTGTGGCAGCAGGTTTTGAGGTGATTTTGGCAGCACGTTCACTGGATAAAGCAAAACAAGCAGTTGAACAGCTTTCATCATCAAATGTCTATCCAATTGAAATGAATGTGG is from Oscillatoria sp. FACHB-1407 and encodes:
- a CDS encoding DsbA family protein, whose product is MAQLVVPVSECDHILGSRSATVTLLEYGNYESPRCKEVHHTIKTIQKRDDRSFCFVFRHFPLTAIHPMAQHAAETAEAAAAQGYFWEVHDYLFEQQHYRGNGKLLRFAASLGLDVDRFEREVAEHLYVPKIQADRESGIASGVNGIPTFFINRDRYNGSLTNEALLAAIEQVGQ